The Nitrospira tepida genome includes a window with the following:
- a CDS encoding PAS domain S-box protein, whose product MAVWSRSHSLQRKIITAIVMVGLLPLSLSLVLTYFEQRRALREVIGVNFKEIALDAARRVELQVTRGINEAQQLAAVPFLRTSVTEANRSYEGKSEEQIRAFIRDWQQRWKNRAKGSEFPLFINRIVTNYLIRWHDVRKSDYVGIFVTDERGALVVSSIPQVEYDYGTAPWWQGIRKDEGNRVYVSDLYFDPSYGTHVLSVSVAIIDDQRKTVIGAVTVLLRRDALFHAISEVVVGQTGHAMLLGTDGAVLMCPVLALEEHVVGPDVVQALATVHGGWAEVENDTHGGRQGIVGFAPVRLGEDLVPGSLGGRRWITFVRQSPEETYASLNRLLLKVALYGLVVFAVLWGTGIAVARRIVKPIRTLREGAQRLGSGELDHRLDLKTGDEIEELALAFNHMAANLKDSFGRLQQTMSDMRRLQERYRDLIENSPEMIHQLDRTGQFVHVNKTELEKLGYSLDEMLAMRLWEVVPKGREPEILAYLEQLLAKGHSRIETVFLTKDGRPIDVEIHTTALFDPESHGLVYSRAFVRDVSDRKQLEQKLQRYTLQLEQEVADRTHELSTSQARYKALFDFVADSVFMVDHNGIVVAVNKREEQVLGYREQEMVGRRILDVVPARYHEDLACMIGTLVQGQRRVPTQEMVVLTGEGEERHAEIDLIRVETGELPTVIVQVRDITERKRLERELQSHREELEVKVRERTREIEETKQYLENLLENANDVIYTLDVDQRFTYVNGQVESWGYRKDDLIGRPYLSLLSKRHRGRRLKNTLDIGAKQVYEVEVVSKSGEPRSVMVSVSPLCDSDGRVTGVLGIARDMTDKKRFEQYVRNSEKLASVGKLAAGVAHEINNPLGGILNCLYNFRKGTLPPARQEEYLSAIEDGLRRVQKIVRQLLDFSQQHEPELAPTDINSVVDRVLVLTNHIFVANHIVLDTQLGRDLPALMIDRHMIEQVLMNLVLNAVQALRGGGKVSIRTRVIEGVCQVQVQDSGCGIPPHILPRIFDPFFTTKATGEGTGLGLSVSLGIVERHGGRLLVDSEVGRGSTFTLCLPVVRESYPTEKAR is encoded by the coding sequence ATGGCAGTCTGGAGCCGGTCGCATAGCTTGCAGCGCAAGATCATCACGGCCATCGTGATGGTCGGCCTGTTGCCCCTCTCGCTTTCTCTGGTCCTGACCTATTTCGAACAACGCCGGGCCCTGCGCGAAGTGATCGGGGTCAACTTCAAGGAAATCGCCCTGGATGCCGCCCGGCGGGTCGAACTGCAAGTCACGCGCGGCATCAACGAGGCGCAACAGTTGGCGGCGGTGCCGTTTTTGCGCACCTCGGTGACCGAGGCCAACCGCAGTTATGAAGGCAAGAGCGAGGAGCAGATTCGCGCCTTTATCAGGGACTGGCAACAACGATGGAAGAACCGGGCCAAAGGCAGCGAGTTTCCGCTGTTCATCAACCGGATCGTGACCAACTATCTGATCCGGTGGCACGATGTCCGCAAGTCGGATTACGTCGGCATTTTCGTCACCGATGAACGTGGTGCGCTGGTGGTGAGTTCCATTCCCCAGGTCGAGTATGATTATGGCACGGCGCCCTGGTGGCAGGGGATCAGGAAGGACGAGGGGAATCGGGTCTACGTCAGCGACCTCTATTTCGATCCCTCCTACGGCACCCACGTCCTGAGCGTTTCGGTGGCGATCATCGACGATCAACGCAAGACGGTGATCGGGGCAGTGACCGTATTATTGCGCCGCGACGCGCTGTTCCACGCGATTTCCGAGGTCGTGGTCGGCCAGACCGGGCATGCCATGCTGCTGGGTACGGACGGCGCCGTGCTGATGTGCCCGGTGCTGGCGTTGGAGGAGCACGTGGTCGGGCCGGATGTCGTGCAAGCCCTGGCGACCGTCCACGGCGGGTGGGCGGAAGTCGAGAACGACACGCACGGCGGTCGGCAGGGGATCGTGGGATTTGCCCCGGTGCGGCTGGGCGAGGATTTGGTGCCGGGCAGCCTCGGGGGGCGGCGCTGGATCACCTTCGTGCGGCAGAGCCCGGAGGAAACCTATGCGTCATTGAACCGGCTGCTGTTGAAGGTGGCGCTGTACGGGCTCGTGGTCTTCGCGGTCTTGTGGGGCACGGGGATCGCGGTGGCGCGGCGTATCGTCAAGCCGATCCGCACGCTGCGGGAGGGGGCCCAACGCCTCGGCAGTGGAGAACTCGACCACCGCCTCGATCTCAAGACGGGCGACGAGATCGAAGAATTGGCGCTGGCGTTCAACCACATGGCGGCCAATCTGAAGGATTCGTTCGGACGGTTGCAACAAACCATGTCCGACATGCGCCGGCTGCAGGAGCGTTATCGTGATCTGATCGAAAACTCTCCGGAAATGATTCATCAGCTCGACCGCACCGGCCAGTTCGTGCACGTCAACAAGACCGAGCTGGAGAAGCTGGGCTACAGCCTGGATGAAATGCTCGCGATGCGGTTGTGGGAGGTCGTGCCCAAGGGCCGGGAGCCCGAGATCCTGGCTTATTTGGAGCAGCTCCTTGCCAAGGGACACAGCCGAATCGAAACGGTGTTCCTCACCAAGGACGGGCGGCCGATCGACGTGGAGATTCACACAACCGCCCTGTTCGATCCGGAAAGCCACGGCCTGGTCTATTCCAGGGCCTTCGTGCGAGACGTATCGGACCGCAAGCAATTGGAGCAGAAGCTGCAACGCTATACGCTGCAGCTTGAGCAGGAGGTCGCCGACCGGACCCACGAATTATCGACCTCGCAAGCGCGGTACAAGGCCCTGTTCGATTTCGTGGCGGATTCGGTCTTCATGGTGGATCACAATGGGATCGTGGTGGCGGTCAACAAGCGGGAAGAGCAGGTGTTGGGCTACCGCGAACAGGAGATGGTGGGGCGCCGGATTCTGGACGTCGTGCCCGCCCGGTATCATGAAGATCTGGCCTGCATGATCGGGACATTGGTGCAGGGGCAACGCCGCGTGCCGACGCAAGAAATGGTCGTGCTGACCGGCGAGGGGGAGGAGCGGCATGCCGAGATCGATCTCATTCGCGTGGAAACCGGGGAACTTCCCACCGTGATCGTCCAGGTTCGGGACATCACGGAACGGAAGCGGCTGGAGCGGGAGCTGCAAAGCCACCGCGAAGAGCTGGAAGTGAAGGTGCGGGAACGGACGCGCGAGATCGAGGAGACGAAGCAATACCTTGAAAACCTGCTCGAAAACGCCAACGACGTCATCTATACCCTGGACGTGGATCAGCGATTCACCTATGTGAACGGCCAGGTTGAGTCCTGGGGGTATCGCAAAGACGACCTGATCGGGCGGCCGTATCTCTCGCTGCTCTCCAAACGGCACCGCGGCCGGCGGCTCAAGAACACCTTGGATATCGGCGCGAAGCAGGTGTATGAGGTCGAGGTCGTCAGCAAGTCCGGAGAGCCGCGCTCGGTCATGGTCAGCGTCTCGCCGCTCTGCGATTCGGACGGCCGCGTGACGGGCGTGCTCGGCATTGCGCGCGACATGACGGACAAGAAGCGGTTCGAGCAATACGTGAGAAATTCAGAAAAATTGGCGTCGGTCGGCAAGCTGGCGGCCGGCGTGGCGCACGAGATCAACAACCCGCTGGGCGGGATTCTCAATTGCCTCTACAACTTCCGCAAGGGCACGTTGCCGCCGGCCCGGCAGGAGGAGTATCTCTCGGCGATCGAAGACGGGCTGCGGCGGGTCCAGAAGATCGTCCGGCAATTGCTGGACTTCTCACAACAGCACGAGCCGGAGTTAGCCCCGACGGACATCAACAGCGTAGTCGATCGGGTGCTGGTGCTGACGAACCATATTTTCGTGGCCAACCATATCGTACTGGATACGCAGCTCGGCCGGGACCTGCCGGCGCTGATGATCGACCGCCACATGATCGAGCAAGTGCTCATGAATCTCGTGCTCAATGCCGTGCAGGCGCTGCGGGGCGGCGGCAAGGTTTCGATCCGCACGCGCGTGATCGAAGGGGTGTGCCAGGTTCAGGTCCAGGATTCGGGCTGCGGCATTCCGCCGCATATTCTCCCGCGCATTTTTGATCCGTTCTTCACGACCAAGGCCACCGGAGAGGGCACGGGACTGGGATTGTCCGTGAGCCTCGGGATCGTCGAGCGCCACGGGGGCCGGCTGTTGGTGGACAGCGAGGTCGGGCGGGGCTCGACGTTCACCCTGTGTTTGCCTGTGGTACGGGAATCCTATCCCACCGAGAAGGCGCGATGA
- a CDS encoding TorD/DmsD family molecular chaperone has translation MTGKHSATSGSATVVPATAAVKDSPAVERALNRSKVYLLISWSLLFPEDDEFLDYLQSGEFVEDGRAAIQGLDKALAGAGGERATHRLQAIGQLLDDVERWVAAECSNWKLEDLQAEHRRVFSNVITLDCPPYETLFGNDHVFAQSHVMGDIAGFYKAFGVELSKDIHERLDHLSVELEFMHFLAYKESYALCHDGPEKTQIVVDAQKKFVKNHIGRWVPLFSRMLSKKSDSGLFRFIADICGAWMDFEAAYLGVTPQPYSETDYRPATFNAPEGQTYECGAQDRGNELSMLLSEVGAQSFLDKQEEKEEKGPFGTA, from the coding sequence ATGACTGGGAAACACAGTGCCACCAGCGGTTCCGCCACGGTCGTTCCCGCCACAGCAGCAGTGAAGGATTCTCCTGCAGTCGAGCGAGCGCTCAATCGAAGCAAAGTCTATCTGTTGATCTCGTGGAGTCTCCTGTTCCCCGAGGATGATGAGTTTCTCGACTATCTCCAGTCCGGTGAATTTGTCGAGGACGGACGCGCCGCGATCCAAGGGCTTGATAAGGCTCTCGCCGGAGCGGGCGGGGAGCGGGCCACTCATCGGCTGCAGGCCATCGGTCAATTGCTCGACGATGTCGAGCGGTGGGTGGCGGCGGAATGTTCCAACTGGAAGCTGGAAGATCTCCAGGCCGAGCACCGCCGCGTCTTCAGCAACGTGATCACGCTGGATTGTCCTCCCTACGAGACCTTGTTCGGCAACGACCACGTGTTCGCCCAATCGCATGTGATGGGGGACATCGCGGGATTCTACAAAGCCTTCGGCGTGGAACTGTCCAAGGATATCCATGAGCGTCTGGATCACCTGAGCGTCGAACTCGAGTTCATGCATTTCCTCGCCTACAAGGAATCCTATGCGCTGTGCCATGACGGACCCGAGAAGACACAAATCGTGGTGGACGCGCAAAAGAAGTTCGTCAAGAATCATATCGGTCGATGGGTTCCCCTGTTCTCCCGTATGCTCTCCAAGAAGTCCGACTCAGGGCTGTTCCGCTTCATCGCCGATATCTGTGGAGCCTGGATGGACTTCGAGGCTGCGTACCTCGGAGTGACCCCCCAACCCTATTCTGAAACGGATTATCGTCCCGCCACCTTCAATGCCCCAGAAGGTCAGACCTATGAATGTGGCGCTCAGGATCGCGGTAACGAATTGAGCATGCTCTTGAGCGAGGTCGGGGCGCAGTCTTTTCTGGACAAGCAGGAGGAAAAGGAGGAGAAAGGGCCGTTCGGGACGGCGTAA
- the secF gene encoding protein translocase subunit SecF, with the protein MFEILGKTNVDFMGKRRVAFAFSGFMVLLGLVALVQIARGQANLGIDFAGGTAVQLKFEKAMTIEAARKTLEANGLGQAELQEFVAENKLLIRVKASTTIEEKVAERIMAVFSKEFPDNQFVVESTTEIGPTIGKKLQQDAMIAVFISFVGIIAYIAVRFRFVFGVAAALATFHDVLAVLGVFFLLDKEITLLVVTALLTLAGYSLTDTVVVFDRIREQLRQRRREPMDQVINGAINQVLSRTIVTSLTVILVLLPLTFAGGEVLHDFSLALLGGVVFGTYSSVFVASALLLAWPGGEAQLARRT; encoded by the coding sequence ATGTTTGAGATTCTGGGAAAGACCAACGTGGATTTCATGGGGAAACGCCGGGTGGCCTTTGCGTTCTCGGGTTTCATGGTGCTCCTTGGCCTGGTGGCCTTGGTCCAGATCGCCCGGGGGCAGGCCAACCTGGGGATCGACTTTGCGGGCGGGACGGCCGTGCAGTTAAAATTCGAGAAGGCCATGACCATCGAGGCGGCGCGCAAGACCCTGGAGGCGAACGGTCTCGGGCAGGCCGAGTTGCAGGAGTTCGTGGCCGAGAACAAACTGCTGATCCGCGTGAAAGCCTCCACGACCATCGAAGAGAAGGTCGCCGAGCGGATCATGGCGGTGTTCAGCAAGGAATTCCCCGACAACCAGTTCGTCGTCGAATCGACCACGGAGATCGGGCCGACCATCGGGAAAAAATTGCAGCAGGATGCGATGATCGCCGTGTTCATTTCTTTCGTCGGCATCATCGCCTACATCGCCGTGCGGTTTCGGTTCGTGTTCGGGGTGGCGGCGGCGCTGGCCACGTTTCATGACGTGCTGGCGGTGCTGGGGGTGTTTTTCCTGCTTGACAAGGAGATCACGCTGCTTGTCGTGACGGCGTTGCTGACCCTGGCCGGCTATTCGCTGACCGATACGGTGGTGGTCTTCGATCGCATTCGAGAGCAGCTCCGCCAGCGGCGCCGTGAGCCGATGGACCAGGTGATCAACGGGGCGATCAACCAGGTGCTCAGCCGGACGATCGTGACCAGTTTGACCGTCATCTTGGTCTTGCTGCCGCTGACGTTCGCCGGGGGCGAAGTTCTCCATGATTTCTCGCTGGCCCTCCTGGGAGGCGTCGTGTTCGGCACCTATTCGTCGGTGTTCGTGGCCAGTGCGTTGTTGCTGGCTTGGCCTGGCGGCGAAGCTCAATTGGCCAGGCGGACCTGA
- a CDS encoding 4Fe-4S dicluster domain-containing protein, translated as MARVMAAKDEYGRRQFFKDSVVSIARAAYEFKKQSDVKPQPVAAPAPPRPDFLRPPGAVEEALFLERCTRCQDCAKACPHGSIGFHTGDGTPVIYPDQAPCYLCDDTPCIQSCATDALLTLADRAEVRMGLAVVSHRFCTAGQGCHACVSQCPMHALEMDFETMRLHVLDDRCVGCGICEHICKSVNDKVAIKVYPPRVPAS; from the coding sequence GTGGCACGAGTCATGGCAGCCAAGGACGAATACGGGCGCCGCCAATTTTTCAAGGATTCGGTCGTTTCCATTGCTCGGGCGGCCTACGAATTTAAGAAACAAAGCGATGTCAAGCCGCAGCCAGTGGCTGCCCCCGCGCCGCCCCGGCCGGATTTTCTTCGCCCTCCCGGCGCCGTGGAAGAGGCGCTGTTTTTAGAACGGTGTACGCGCTGCCAGGATTGTGCCAAGGCCTGTCCCCATGGCAGCATCGGCTTCCACACAGGGGATGGTACGCCGGTGATCTATCCCGATCAGGCGCCGTGCTATCTGTGCGACGATACCCCTTGCATCCAATCCTGCGCGACCGACGCCTTGCTCACCCTTGCCGATCGCGCGGAGGTCCGGATGGGCCTGGCCGTCGTGTCCCATCGATTCTGTACGGCCGGTCAGGGGTGTCACGCCTGTGTGTCACAATGCCCGATGCACGCGCTGGAGATGGATTTTGAGACGATGCGCTTGCACGTGCTCGACGACCGGTGCGTCGGATGCGGAATCTGCGAACATATATGCAAATCCGTCAATGATAAGGTGGCCATCAAGGTCTATCCGCCCCGCGTCCCGGCCTCCTAG
- the secD gene encoding protein translocase subunit SecD: protein MKKVGGRLTLLLVVVLVSVICFLPSYPAVYRELPDWMKKVLPSKGISLGLDLQGGIHLVLEVEEDRAVEIAVDRAVTSLQDALADKKLAAESVSRTGPTQLMVTAQNAEGKSQIQKLIDEFPSFYEVEGKGSGNSLVWELREAEIKRIKDTAINQALETIRNRVDQFGVAEPLIQRQGLKQLVVQLPGIEDPKRAKDLIKETAILEFKLLDDGSKMALDLPARVDKGKEEEVLAKIKDKLPEGDEVLFERVIDKDLGREYRIPYLVKKRVMLTGDVLSDARVAIGQFNDPYVSVTFDTKGAREFERITAENVKKRMAIVLDNTIYSAPVIQERISGGRAQISGTFTTQEANDLAIVLRAGALPAPLKIIQDLTVGPSLGQDSIEKGVKSTIFAGVLVVVFMATYYRLSGVIADFALALNLICLIGALAALNATLTLPGIAGIILTIGMGVDSNVLIFERIREELRLGKPIRLAVDGGYDKALLTIIDSHVTTLITGFALFLFGTGPIKGFAVTLCIGIIINLFTALVGTKVVFDLMNRRTKVEHLSI, encoded by the coding sequence ATGAAAAAAGTCGGCGGTCGGTTGACGTTGTTGCTGGTTGTGGTGCTGGTGTCGGTCATCTGTTTTCTCCCGTCCTATCCGGCGGTCTATCGCGAATTGCCCGATTGGATGAAGAAGGTGCTACCCAGCAAGGGCATCTCGCTGGGCTTGGACCTGCAAGGCGGCATTCACCTGGTCTTGGAAGTCGAGGAGGACCGCGCGGTCGAAATCGCCGTCGATCGGGCGGTGACGTCGCTCCAGGATGCCTTGGCAGACAAGAAGCTCGCGGCGGAGTCGGTTTCGCGGACCGGCCCGACGCAGTTGATGGTCACGGCGCAGAACGCGGAAGGCAAGAGTCAGATTCAGAAGCTGATCGACGAGTTTCCCAGCTTTTACGAGGTGGAAGGCAAGGGGAGCGGAAACAGCCTGGTCTGGGAGCTGCGCGAGGCCGAGATCAAGCGCATCAAGGACACGGCCATCAATCAGGCGCTGGAGACGATCCGCAATCGAGTGGACCAGTTCGGGGTGGCGGAGCCCTTGATTCAGCGCCAGGGGCTCAAGCAACTGGTCGTGCAATTGCCGGGGATCGAAGACCCGAAACGGGCGAAGGACCTGATCAAGGAGACCGCGATCCTCGAATTCAAGCTGCTGGATGACGGCAGCAAGATGGCGCTCGACCTGCCGGCGCGCGTGGACAAGGGCAAAGAGGAAGAGGTGCTGGCCAAGATCAAGGACAAGCTGCCCGAGGGCGACGAGGTGCTGTTCGAGCGCGTGATCGACAAGGATCTGGGCCGCGAGTACCGCATCCCTTATCTGGTGAAGAAACGCGTGATGTTGACGGGCGACGTGTTGAGCGATGCGCGGGTGGCCATCGGCCAGTTCAACGATCCCTATGTGTCCGTCACGTTCGATACGAAGGGGGCGCGGGAGTTCGAACGGATCACCGCCGAGAACGTGAAGAAGCGCATGGCGATCGTGTTGGACAACACGATCTACTCGGCGCCGGTCATTCAGGAACGGATCAGCGGGGGGCGCGCCCAGATCAGCGGGACCTTTACGACCCAGGAGGCCAACGATCTGGCCATCGTGCTGCGGGCGGGCGCCCTGCCGGCTCCCTTGAAGATCATTCAGGACCTGACGGTGGGGCCGTCGCTCGGCCAGGACTCCATTGAAAAGGGCGTCAAATCGACGATTTTCGCCGGGGTCCTCGTGGTCGTCTTCATGGCCACCTACTATCGCCTGTCCGGCGTGATCGCCGATTTCGCACTGGCCTTGAACCTGATCTGCCTGATCGGCGCGCTGGCGGCCTTGAATGCCACGCTGACCCTGCCGGGCATTGCCGGGATCATTCTGACCATCGGCATGGGCGTCGATTCGAACGTGTTGATCTTCGAGCGGATTCGGGAAGAACTCCGCCTTGGGAAGCCGATTCGGTTGGCGGTGGACGGGGGCTACGACAAGGCGTTGCTGACGATCATCGATTCGCACGTCACGACCCTCATCACGGGGTTTGCGCTGTTCCTGTTCGGAACCGGCCCCATCAAAGGATTTGCCGTCACCCTCTGCATCGGCATCATCATCAATCTCTTCACGGCCTTGGTGGGTACGAAAGTCGTCTTCGACCTCATGAATCGCCGGACCAAAGTCGAGCACCTCAGCATTTGA
- a CDS encoding WD40 repeat domain-containing protein: protein MSEHTSHTQTVPSPSVSTVPPPSPPAEPVNLLDHWKAGCREVRTFRGHTHGIWTVAYSPDGQTLASGGVDRLVRIWDIETGRLLRSLRGHTQDIRVALFTPDGQALATGSDDRTIRLWNPQTGEPKKLLFTRYDHNVVSLSISPDGLMMARGAYNKDIKIWEVTTGTELMTLLGKDQYDNHWSVCVAFSPDGVHLASGNDIGKIKLWEVLPSGEEKLTIAGHWKDDEEDTTETRGYYIIDEGSFQKPMDYWIGALTFTPDGKYLISGSRDTTIKFFEMPTLNEVRMLKGHAAWVRALTISPDGRVLVSASDDNTIKMWDLATGRPVRTLKGHTGPIRSIAFSPDGRRLASGSWDRTVKLWEGGTETEG from the coding sequence ATGAGCGAGCACACGAGCCACACCCAGACCGTTCCTTCTCCTTCCGTGTCCACGGTTCCGCCACCGTCCCCGCCGGCGGAACCGGTCAATCTGTTGGACCATTGGAAGGCCGGATGCCGCGAAGTCCGTACCTTCCGCGGCCACACCCATGGGATCTGGACCGTCGCCTACTCGCCCGACGGGCAAACCCTGGCAAGCGGCGGCGTGGACCGTCTCGTCAGGATTTGGGATATCGAGACCGGCCGCCTCCTGCGCTCGCTACGCGGGCACACGCAGGACATCCGCGTGGCCCTGTTTACGCCGGACGGCCAGGCGCTCGCCACCGGGAGCGACGACCGCACGATCCGCCTCTGGAATCCTCAGACGGGCGAACCCAAGAAGCTCCTCTTTACCCGTTACGACCACAACGTCGTCAGCCTCTCGATTTCGCCCGACGGCCTGATGATGGCGCGCGGCGCGTACAACAAGGACATCAAAATCTGGGAGGTCACCACCGGAACCGAGTTGATGACCCTCCTCGGCAAAGACCAATACGACAACCACTGGTCCGTCTGTGTCGCCTTCTCGCCCGACGGCGTCCATCTGGCCAGCGGCAACGACATCGGCAAAATCAAGCTGTGGGAAGTGCTGCCGAGCGGGGAAGAGAAACTCACGATCGCCGGCCATTGGAAAGACGACGAGGAGGATACGACCGAGACCCGCGGGTATTACATAATTGACGAGGGCAGCTTCCAGAAGCCGATGGATTACTGGATCGGCGCGTTGACCTTCACGCCGGACGGAAAGTATCTGATTTCCGGCAGCCGCGACACCACCATCAAGTTCTTTGAGATGCCCACGCTCAATGAAGTCCGCATGTTGAAGGGCCATGCGGCATGGGTCCGCGCGTTGACGATCTCGCCGGACGGCAGGGTGCTGGTCAGCGCCAGCGACGACAATACGATCAAGATGTGGGACCTCGCCACAGGGCGTCCGGTACGGACCCTGAAGGGCCACACCGGCCCCATCCGCAGCATCGCCTTCTCGCCGGACGGCCGCCGGCTGGCCAGTGGATCGTGGGACCGTACCGTGAAGTTGTGGGAGGGCGGGACCGAGACGGAGGGCTGA
- a CDS encoding ethylbenzene dehydrogenase-related protein, which translates to MRLVQTRSKSLVFGILVSALVVGVMLTIGQIPLAVSQPVTIPVKAIKGPIPMDGANPQWEGVPGVMIPLSGQTITTPMHPNFAVKTVFVKAVSNGKDIGFRVEWNDQTKNDTTIGPQDFRDQAAIQFPVNTSGAPPFQCMGQSGGTVNIWRWNAEWQKDLGKDSAGLWDVDDQYPGIFWDYYFEEPAGGVTYPDRIGRSLGPFNPGIWSGNIMSDPTLRVSSVEDLNANGFSTLTTQAHQDVIGNGVWEPSGSVKGGGFTGPTWRVVVKRTLETGDPNDVQFKAGASVPIAFAAWDGSNVERNGMKGISTWYTLKLP; encoded by the coding sequence ATGAGGCTCGTGCAGACACGCAGCAAAAGCCTAGTGTTTGGCATTCTCGTCTCTGCTCTGGTCGTCGGCGTGATGCTGACGATTGGGCAGATCCCTCTGGCGGTCAGCCAACCGGTGACGATCCCGGTCAAGGCGATCAAGGGCCCCATCCCGATGGATGGAGCGAATCCTCAGTGGGAAGGGGTGCCGGGCGTGATGATCCCGCTCAGCGGGCAGACCATCACGACGCCGATGCACCCGAACTTCGCCGTCAAGACGGTCTTCGTCAAGGCCGTGTCGAACGGCAAGGATATCGGCTTCCGGGTCGAGTGGAACGATCAAACGAAGAACGATACGACGATCGGACCGCAGGACTTCCGCGACCAGGCCGCCATCCAGTTCCCGGTGAATACGTCCGGCGCGCCTCCGTTCCAGTGTATGGGGCAGTCCGGCGGGACCGTGAACATCTGGCGGTGGAACGCCGAGTGGCAGAAGGACCTTGGAAAGGACAGCGCCGGTCTCTGGGATGTGGATGACCAGTATCCCGGCATTTTCTGGGATTATTACTTTGAAGAACCGGCCGGCGGCGTGACCTATCCGGATCGGATCGGCCGGAGCCTTGGTCCCTTCAACCCCGGTATTTGGTCCGGCAACATCATGTCGGATCCGACCCTGCGGGTGAGCTCGGTCGAGGACCTCAATGCCAACGGCTTCAGCACTTTGACGACGCAGGCCCATCAGGATGTGATCGGCAACGGCGTGTGGGAGCCCTCCGGCTCGGTGAAGGGCGGCGGATTCACCGGTCCGACCTGGCGTGTGGTCGTGAAGCGGACGCTGGAAACCGGCGACCCGAACGATGTGCAGTTCAAGGCGGGAGCCTCTGTGCCGATCGCGTTTGCGGCCTGGGACGGCAGCAACGTCGAGCGGAACGGCATGAAGGGTATCTCCACCTGGTATACCCTCAAGCTTCCGTGA
- a CDS encoding sigma-54-dependent transcriptional regulator — protein sequence MSPTSILLVDDEPLMRLSMLDALKAVGYDVQAAATGNEGKDLLLKGQFDILITDLQLPGIDGLGLLQLCKEPSRRTEAIMITAHGSVETAVNAMKAGAYDYITKPFQMDELLLVVERLSKVQALKRENQQLRQQLEGKFNFQGIVGRNERMRAVLEKVKLVAGTDSTVLVVGESGTGKELVANAIHHHSPRKDQAFIKVSCAALPETLLEAELFGHEKGAFTGALRQRKGRFELAHRGTLFLDEIGEISLVVQVKLLRVLQERQFERVGGNETIEVDVRLICATQKDLKKEVTQGRFREDLYYRLNVVPIMLPPLRERREDVLMLAEHVLGNRSEHVKKAIKGLSPAAEELLLRYSFPGNVRELENMIERAVALGREREEIQPWDLCGYATCPFLGGMPQETCGFCSEGLTGRIERKDASESLATARERFEREYILSVLAQTEGSKTMAAKILGLSRKGLWEKCKRYGIAIGATEPEED from the coding sequence ATGAGTCCGACCTCGATTCTCCTTGTCGACGATGAGCCGCTGATGCGGCTGTCCATGCTCGACGCCTTGAAGGCCGTCGGCTATGACGTCCAGGCCGCGGCGACCGGGAACGAGGGCAAGGATCTCCTGCTCAAGGGCCAGTTCGACATCCTCATCACGGACCTTCAGTTGCCGGGGATCGACGGCCTCGGCCTGTTGCAACTCTGCAAGGAACCCTCCCGGCGGACCGAAGCGATCATGATCACGGCGCATGGATCGGTGGAGACGGCGGTGAATGCCATGAAGGCCGGGGCCTACGACTACATCACCAAGCCGTTTCAGATGGACGAGCTGCTGTTGGTGGTGGAGCGGCTGTCCAAGGTCCAGGCTCTGAAACGGGAGAACCAGCAGTTGCGGCAGCAGTTGGAAGGCAAGTTCAACTTTCAAGGCATCGTGGGGCGCAACGAGCGGATGCGGGCGGTGCTGGAGAAGGTCAAGCTCGTCGCCGGCACGGACTCCACGGTCCTCGTGGTCGGCGAGAGCGGGACCGGCAAGGAACTGGTTGCCAATGCGATCCATCACCACAGTCCCCGCAAGGATCAGGCGTTCATTAAGGTCAGTTGCGCTGCCCTTCCCGAAACGCTGTTGGAGGCCGAATTGTTCGGGCATGAGAAAGGGGCGTTTACCGGAGCGTTGCGCCAGCGGAAAGGCCGGTTCGAGCTGGCTCACCGGGGCACGTTGTTTCTCGATGAGATCGGAGAGATCTCGCTGGTCGTCCAGGTCAAGTTGCTGCGGGTGTTGCAAGAGCGCCAGTTCGAGCGGGTCGGGGGCAACGAAACCATCGAGGTCGATGTGCGGTTGATCTGCGCGACCCAGAAGGACTTGAAAAAGGAAGTGACGCAGGGTCGGTTTCGGGAGGATCTGTATTACCGGCTGAACGTCGTGCCGATCATGTTGCCGCCGCTGCGCGAGCGGCGGGAAGACGTGCTGATGCTGGCCGAGCATGTGTTGGGCAACCGCTCGGAGCACGTCAAGAAGGCGATCAAGGGCCTCTCGCCCGCGGCGGAGGAGCTGCTGTTGCGCTACTCCTTCCCCGGCAACGTGCGCGAGCTGGAGAATATGATCGAACGGGCCGTCGCGCTCGGGCGGGAGCGCGAGGAGATCCAGCCCTGGGACCTGTGCGGCTATGCGACCTGTCCATTCCTGGGCGGCATGCCCCAGGAGACATGCGGATTCTGCAGCGAGGGGCTCACCGGGCGGATCGAGCGGAAGGATGCGAGCGAGTCGCTGGCGACGGCCCGGGAACGGTTCGAGCGGGAGTACATCCTCTCGGTGCTGGCCCAAACCGAAGGCAGCAAGACGATGGCGGCGAAGATCCTCGGCCTGTCCCGAAAGGGACTCTGGGAGAAGTGCAAACGCTACGGGATCGCGATCGGCGCCACGGAGCCGGAGGAAGACTGA